In a genomic window of Aptenodytes patagonicus chromosome 24, bAptPat1.pri.cur, whole genome shotgun sequence:
- the DOK2 gene encoding docking protein 2, whose translation MEEAVVKQGVLYLQLQQTFGKKWRKFWGVLYRESSCSTARLELFEGSAPPAAEKLRKGEGSKRLVKLSDCVHVVEASGDAGCPKETVPFLLETTDKRYLLAADGTEAAGWIQKLCELAFPRSREEQAAGKDGQQSSLSTDGVFSMEENSLYSSRGKAGLEQAFKVTVRATEPSERCRLWGQCILRAGEEALELRDLQTLEILYSWPYHFLRRFGRDKVTFSFEAGRRCASGEGNFEFETRQGNEIFQAIESAINVHRGRGAEELRRGGPGDDASRLLGHAKMPSWAQGHEEPGGTKCPSLEPTWEGKVLKAKLPMPLSSCSGTGEPSGAFPPSRGANCPYAEPCTSFHRGNPPVPEKGRRQDAPAKAVNESEYAVPFDTIAKTFVARKFSSLAHCPEEVPDPPYNSIREAGGQMGKQPPLRPAATKPDHIYDEPEGVSTHTLYDEPEEVKGEAWRLQAAQEEPAGHEYPYNPQRDDYAVPKRPVPLRQPFLLQGKEWLGDTEYDNVALKFAKKRNLQ comes from the exons atggaggAGGCGGTGGTGAAGCAGGGTGTGCTCtacctccagctgcagcagaccTTCGGGAAG AAATGGCGGAAGTTCTGGGGAGTCTTGTACCGGGAAAGCTCCTGCTCCACCGCCCGCCTGGAGCTCTTCGAGGGCTCGGCGCCGCCGGCCGCCGAGAAGCTGCGGAAAGGCGAGGGCAGCAAGCGGCTGGTGAAGCTGAGCGACTGCGTGCACGTGGTGGAGGCGAGTGGCGATGCCGGCTGCCCCAAGGAGACTGTCCCCTTCCTGCTGGAGACCACCGACAAGCGGTACCTCCTGGCCGCTGATGGCACCGAGGCGGCCGGCTGGATCCAGAAGCTGTGCGAGCTTGCCTTCCCG aggagcagggaggagcaggcagcaggcaaggacGGCCAGCAGAGCTCGCTGAGCACCGACGGCGTGTTCTCCATGGAGGAAAACTCCCTCTACAGCTCCCGGGGCAAAG ccgGCTTGGAGCAGGCGTTCAAGGTGACGGTGAGGGCCACCGAGCCCTCTGAGCGCTGCCGGCTCTGGGGCCAGTGCATCCTGCGAGCCGGCGAGGAGGCGCTGGAGCTGCGGGATTTGCAGACCTTGGAGATCCTCTACAGCTGGCCCTACCACTTCCTGCGGCGCTTTGGGCGGGATAAG gtgaCCTTTTCCTTCGAGGCCGGCCGGCGCTGCGCATCCGGAGAAGGCAACTTTGAGTTTGAGACCAGGCAAGGCAACGAGATCTTTCAGGCGATCGAGTCGGCCATCAACGTGCATCGGGGCCGGGGGGCCGAGGAGCTGCGGCGGGGTGGTCCCGGGGACGATGCCTCCCGGCTGCTTGGCCACGCCAAGATGCCCAGCTGGGCGCAGGGGCACGAGGAGCCCGGCGGCACCAAGTGCCCCTCGCTGGAGCCCACCTGGGAGGGGAAGGTGCTGAAAGCCAAGCTGCCGATGCCCCTCAGCAGCTGCTCTGGAACCGGGGAGCCGTCGGGTGCCTTCCCGCCCTCCCGTGGTGCCAACTGCCCCTACGCCGAGCCCTGCACCTCCTTCCACCGGGGAAACCCTCCAGTGCCGGAGAAGGGCCGGAGGCAGGATGCTCCGGCCAAGGCAGTCAACGAATCTGAGTACGCCGTCCCCTTCGACACCATTGCCAAGACCTTTGTGGCTCGCAAGTTCAGCAGCTTGGCCCATTGCCCCGAGGAGGTCCCCGACCCCCCCTATAACAGCATCAGGGAGGCGGGGGGGCAAATGGGCAAGCAGCCCCCGCTACGCCCCGCTGCCACCAAGCCCGACCACATCTACGATGAGCCCGAGGGTGTGTCCACCCACACCCTCTACGACGAGCCCGAGGAGGTGAAGGGGGAGGCGTGGAGGCTGCAGGCGGCCCAGGAGGAGCCCGCCGGGCATGAGTACCCCTACAACCCGCAGCGGGATGACTATGCGGTGCCCAAGAGACCCGTTCCTCTCCGGCAgcccttcctgctgcagggcaAGGAGTGGCTGGGGGACACCGAGTACGACAACGTGGCCCTCAAGTTTGCGAAGAAGAGGAACCTGCAGTGA